A single region of the Cyanobacteria bacterium FACHB-DQ100 genome encodes:
- the kaiB gene encoding circadian clock protein KaiB — MSPLKKTYVLKLYVAGNTPNSVRALKMLNNILEKEFQGVYALKVIDVLKNPQLAEEDKILATPTLAKILPPPVRKIIGDLSDREKVLIGLDLLYEELREEEIDAE; from the coding sequence ATGAGTCCTTTGAAAAAAACCTACGTCTTGAAGCTGTATGTTGCCGGCAATACACCAAACTCGGTTCGTGCACTAAAGATGCTGAATAATATTCTTGAAAAGGAGTTTCAAGGTGTTTATGCGCTGAAAGTCATTGATGTGTTAAAGAATCCGCAGTTAGCCGAAGAAGACAAAATTCTTGCAACACCCACATTGGCGAAAATTCTACCCCCACCTGTGCGTAAAATTATTGGAGATTTGTCCGATCGAGAAAAAGTTTTAATTGGACTGGATTTGCTTTATGAAGAATTACGCGAAGAAGAAATTGATGCAGAATAA
- a CDS encoding circadian clock protein KaiA, producing MRPQLSIGVYLDSPDLTRLVEQSLLGEMLQDRYALSIAQSEADFFQLIEHQKQQLDCLILEDGQNLMSVLEWLHTAATLLPIVIVQPEPRQIDHKLAFLYHTAKIWVSLADLDRLDISIAQAIEAFLALSPMCQLPDPITTPDFTRDLLAQNFLMMQQRRLTDKLKERLGYLGIYYKRSPKVFLKNLPPNEQAEFLEQLRIEYRVIILSYFQDDHDLNQRIDNFVNAAFFADVPVSHIVEIHMELMDEFAKQLKLEGRSEEILLDYRLTLIDTIAHLCEMYRRSIPRES from the coding sequence GTGCGTCCGCAGCTTTCGATCGGTGTGTACCTCGATTCCCCTGATCTGACTCGGCTAGTCGAGCAGTCACTTTTAGGCGAGATGCTACAAGACCGCTATGCTTTGTCGATTGCGCAGTCCGAAGCCGATTTTTTCCAACTGATTGAGCACCAAAAACAGCAGCTAGATTGTCTGATTTTAGAGGACGGGCAGAACTTAATGTCTGTCCTAGAGTGGCTCCATACAGCGGCGACCTTGCTTCCGATTGTGATTGTTCAACCTGAACCACGGCAGATTGACCACAAACTCGCCTTTCTCTACCACACCGCTAAGATCTGGGTGTCACTCGCAGACCTCGATCGCCTCGATATCTCGATTGCTCAAGCGATCGAAGCGTTTTTAGCGTTGTCCCCGATGTGTCAGCTTCCTGATCCGATTACGACCCCGGATTTTACTCGCGATCTGCTCGCGCAGAACTTTCTAATGATGCAACAGCGCCGACTGACCGACAAACTCAAAGAGCGATTAGGCTACTTAGGAATCTACTACAAACGCAGTCCAAAAGTCTTTCTCAAAAACTTACCTCCCAATGAGCAGGCGGAATTTCTAGAGCAGCTTCGGATCGAGTATCGCGTCATTATCTTGAGTTATTTCCAGGACGATCACGATCTCAATCAACGGATCGACAATTTTGTCAATGCGGCGTTTTTTGCAGATGTGCCTGTGTCGCACATCGTTGAGATCCATATGGAGCTGATGGACGAATTTGCAAAACAGCTAAAATTAGAAGGAAGAAGCGAAGAAATTCTCCTCGATTATCGACTCACCTTGATTGATACGATCGCCCATCTTTGCGAGATGTACCGTCGCTCAATTCCGCGTGAATCTTAA
- a CDS encoding response regulator, with translation MVIYPASIHDFIEPAPVCLQSATSAEVIELLGRYHADRLVFVDERQSPIGVIHAYALLSQVGQAEECDLEPLIEPLPTIADTTDLLGLEFSSPIRYWAAVNAAHQFLGLVDSVVLRTWSEFLQSEPIKPKVSSESLWHRAKTETCAELERSRLKLSPAMNQLQQQIQTQTAKLGYELVDCSIRFDAVAEPDSNATLMQFLDHLPLPLMLQTQTGEVIAQNKVWAEQLGDILDPNWVQRDAATILELAAPAVQSSTRSAPVVASVTANLCQKGSAPNTCICVCPLKNGQERVLQFAKIPLGELFSHQHIPAVDSDSAFRLAAFEQGTAHSDRSQAPMQESVWLVLAQDITEQQQLSRELAAKNADLIQLNRLKDEFLACISHELRTPLTAVLGLSSLLKDQLSGTLNQRQIRYAQLIHRSGRHLMAIVNDILDLTRIETGQLELTFYSVRLKSLCDRVIEQAQQVCLEEEKPETRTVLDAIGALPACTLEIEPGLEALVADELRLRQMLVHLLSNALKFTDISGKIGLKVSRWEGWIAFTVWDTGIGIPSEKQHLIFQKFQQLENPMTRRFEGAGLGLVLTQRLARLHGGDVSFVSKENQGSEFTLLLPPTHPHPTDRIAVSRPKSSSNRLVLVVEAVVKSIELLSEQLAELGYRVVIARSGTEAIEKARRLQPCAMFINPLLPTLSGWDVLTLLKAEPETREIPVIVTGTRGDRDQAYRNQADGFVALPIVQKALQQVLNQLTPDEVSVPSIVEPLPQSIVILRLSPTRYGELHRLGNRSGIDLNALLHSQNYRVVEADDLEQAELLAQVWKPNIVLLDAAVSDPIGYLKLLGDCSFLASLPLVTLDPVTAQAANQVPGLTVFPCLAPVDESAESSALLQVIQVAAGFAWRPFVLAIDSAKLRSPEAKRSDWLQAVMQYFQTAGFRGMIARSWQDVLQKLDTQSIDLLLLHALDLDQSTIERLSSLKRFRETVAIVVINHQPENTPLLEAIATVVLPPMPMEDLLNRVNSILTK, from the coding sequence ATGGTGATCTATCCAGCCTCGATTCATGATTTCATCGAGCCTGCCCCCGTTTGTTTGCAGTCGGCAACTTCGGCTGAAGTAATCGAACTGCTGGGGCGGTATCACGCTGACCGCTTGGTGTTCGTGGATGAGCGGCAGTCTCCGATCGGCGTAATTCATGCGTATGCGTTGCTCTCTCAGGTCGGACAGGCGGAAGAGTGCGACCTTGAACCCTTGATCGAGCCGCTACCGACGATCGCAGACACGACGGATTTACTTGGACTTGAATTTTCGAGTCCGATTCGGTATTGGGCAGCGGTGAACGCCGCGCATCAGTTTCTCGGATTAGTCGATAGCGTGGTGTTACGCACCTGGTCAGAGTTTTTGCAGTCCGAGCCGATTAAGCCGAAGGTTTCCTCTGAATCCCTCTGGCATCGCGCCAAAACCGAAACCTGTGCAGAACTGGAACGATCGCGCCTGAAGCTCTCACCTGCAATGAATCAGCTTCAGCAGCAAATTCAAACTCAGACTGCCAAACTTGGCTATGAACTCGTTGACTGCTCTATACGCTTTGATGCAGTCGCTGAACCTGACTCAAACGCAACGTTAATGCAATTTCTGGATCACCTACCGTTGCCCTTGATGCTGCAAACTCAAACTGGAGAGGTGATTGCTCAAAACAAAGTGTGGGCAGAGCAACTGGGAGATATCCTCGATCCAAACTGGGTGCAGCGAGATGCAGCCACGATCCTAGAGCTTGCCGCGCCTGCTGTTCAATCTTCAACCCGTAGCGCACCCGTGGTTGCCTCTGTGACGGCTAACCTTTGCCAAAAAGGCTCTGCACCAAATACCTGTATTTGCGTTTGCCCGCTAAAAAATGGACAAGAGCGCGTGTTACAGTTTGCCAAAATTCCGCTTGGGGAACTGTTCTCACACCAGCATATTCCAGCGGTAGATTCTGATTCAGCGTTTCGACTGGCAGCCTTTGAGCAAGGGACAGCGCACTCCGATCGTTCCCAAGCACCGATGCAAGAGAGCGTTTGGCTGGTGCTGGCGCAAGACATCACGGAACAACAGCAGCTTTCGCGAGAACTCGCAGCCAAAAACGCCGACCTGATTCAACTCAATCGTCTGAAAGACGAATTTCTTGCCTGTATCAGTCACGAACTCAGAACCCCACTCACCGCCGTTCTCGGCTTATCGAGTTTGCTCAAAGACCAGCTTTCTGGAACGCTGAACCAACGCCAGATTCGCTATGCCCAACTGATTCACCGCAGCGGGCGGCATCTGATGGCGATCGTCAACGATATTCTCGACTTGACGCGGATTGAAACTGGACAACTCGAACTGACCTTTTATTCTGTCCGCCTGAAGTCTCTGTGCGATCGAGTAATCGAGCAAGCGCAGCAAGTCTGTTTAGAAGAAGAGAAACCAGAAACTAGAACAGTTCTCGACGCGATCGGAGCTTTGCCAGCATGCACCCTAGAAATTGAGCCAGGACTGGAAGCCTTAGTTGCAGATGAACTGCGCCTGCGTCAAATGCTGGTGCACTTGTTGTCGAATGCGTTAAAGTTCACCGATATTTCTGGCAAAATTGGCTTAAAAGTAAGTCGTTGGGAAGGCTGGATTGCTTTTACCGTCTGGGATACCGGAATTGGGATTCCTTCTGAAAAGCAGCATTTAATTTTCCAGAAGTTTCAGCAGCTTGAGAATCCGATGACTCGTCGATTTGAAGGAGCTGGATTGGGATTAGTGCTGACGCAGCGTTTAGCACGACTGCACGGTGGCGATGTCTCGTTTGTGTCTAAGGAGAATCAGGGCAGCGAATTTACGCTTCTGCTGCCGCCCACTCATCCGCATCCCACCGATCGCATTGCTGTTTCTCGCCCGAAATCGAGCAGCAATCGCCTCGTTCTAGTCGTCGAAGCCGTAGTGAAGTCGATCGAACTGCTTTCAGAACAGCTTGCCGAGCTAGGATACCGCGTGGTGATTGCGCGATCGGGAACCGAAGCGATCGAAAAAGCCCGTCGTTTACAGCCTTGTGCAATGTTTATCAATCCGCTGTTGCCGACGCTCTCCGGTTGGGACGTGCTGACGCTGCTGAAAGCTGAGCCTGAAACGCGAGAGATTCCGGTGATTGTGACGGGAACTCGTGGCGATCGCGATCAAGCCTACCGCAATCAAGCCGATGGATTTGTAGCATTGCCGATCGTGCAGAAAGCGCTTCAGCAAGTCCTCAACCAACTCACGCCCGATGAGGTATCGGTGCCGTCGATCGTGGAGCCACTGCCCCAAAGCATCGTGATTTTGCGGCTGAGTCCAACCCGCTACGGGGAACTGCATCGGTTGGGAAATCGATCGGGGATTGATCTGAATGCTTTGCTGCACAGCCAGAATTACCGCGTAGTCGAAGCAGACGACCTAGAGCAAGCCGAACTGCTCGCACAGGTCTGGAAGCCGAATATCGTGCTACTCGATGCGGCGGTCTCTGACCCGATTGGCTACCTGAAACTATTAGGAGACTGTAGTTTTCTAGCTTCGCTACCCTTGGTCACGCTCGATCCGGTGACGGCACAAGCCGCGAATCAAGTGCCTGGATTAACTGTGTTTCCTTGCTTAGCACCCGTTGACGAAAGCGCAGAATCCTCCGCACTGCTGCAAGTGATTCAAGTGGCAGCAGGCTTTGCTTGGCGACCGTTCGTGTTGGCGATCGACTCTGCTAAGTTGCGCTCTCCCGAAGCTAAGCGCTCAGATTGGCTACAAGCCGTGATGCAATACTTTCAAACGGCTGGATTTCGCGGCATGATTGCGCGATCGTGGCAAGATGTCCTACAAAAGCTCGATACCCAAAGCATCGATTTACTCTTGCTTCATGCTTTGGACTTGGATCAATCCACGATCGAGCGGCTTTCATCCTTAAAGCGATTCCGGGAAACCGTTGCGATCGTGGTCATCAATCATCAGCCCGAAAATACGCCGCTGCTCGAAGCGATCGCGACCGTTGTACTGCCGCCAATGCCCATGGAAGATTTGCTCAATCGCGTTAACAGCATTTTGACGAAATGA
- a CDS encoding creatininase family protein — MLLHLSTWQEVETYLTRSTGIIVPIGSTEQHGPTGLIGTDAICAEAIAKGAGESIDALVAPTINVGMALHHMAFPGSMSLRPSTMILVIQDYVSGLAKAGFRKFFFINGHGGNVATLKAAFSETYDYLADSGISHSVQCVVSNWYMCGSVYKLAKELYGDQEGSHATPSEVALTQYVYPEAIKSAPLSEPVAKGHRIYGAIDFRNHYPDGRMGSNPALATPEHGKQFYELAVKEISSSYLEFLATN, encoded by the coding sequence ATGTTGCTGCATTTATCGACTTGGCAAGAAGTAGAGACGTATTTGACGCGATCGACGGGCATCATTGTTCCGATCGGTTCGACTGAGCAACATGGGCCGACGGGATTGATCGGAACGGATGCGATTTGTGCGGAAGCGATCGCCAAAGGAGCCGGGGAGTCGATCGATGCCTTAGTTGCGCCAACGATCAATGTGGGAATGGCGCTGCATCACATGGCGTTCCCCGGCAGCATGAGTTTACGACCGAGTACGATGATTCTGGTGATTCAGGATTACGTTTCCGGTTTGGCGAAAGCGGGATTTCGCAAATTTTTCTTTATTAACGGACACGGGGGAAATGTTGCAACGTTAAAAGCGGCATTTTCAGAAACGTATGATTATCTAGCGGATTCAGGAATTTCGCACAGTGTTCAGTGTGTGGTGAGTAATTGGTATATGTGCGGCTCGGTGTATAAGCTGGCAAAAGAGTTATACGGGGATCAAGAGGGATCTCATGCAACGCCGAGTGAAGTTGCACTAACTCAGTATGTTTATCCCGAAGCGATTAAATCTGCGCCGTTGAGTGAACCTGTAGCGAAGGGGCATCGAATTTATGGCGCGATCGATTTTCGCAATCACTACCCTGATGGACGCATGGGGTCGAATCCTGCACTTGCCACTCCCGAACACGGTAAACAATTCTATGAGTTGGCAGTCAAAGAAATTAGCAGCTCATATTTAGAGTTTTTAGCAACGAACTAA
- a CDS encoding BtpA/SgcQ family protein, whose protein sequence is MDLKQIFKTQNPIIGVVHLLPLPTSPRWGGSLKTVLDRAEQEATALAAGGVDGIIVENFFDAPFPKDHVDPAVVSAMTVIIQRLQQMITLPIGINVLRNDAQSALAIASCVQAQFIRVNVWTGIMATDQGLIEGRAHELMRYRRELGSDVKIFADVLVKHARPLGSVNLTTAVQDTIERGLADAVILSGWATGDPPNLEDLELARDAAEGTPVFVGSGADWENVPQMMQVADGVIVSSSLKRQGKRENSIDPIRVSRFVEAARRGVPLQKNEKSVPPVKLRNF, encoded by the coding sequence GTGGACTTAAAACAAATATTCAAAACCCAAAACCCCATCATTGGGGTGGTTCATCTCCTGCCCCTGCCGACTTCTCCGCGCTGGGGCGGTAGTTTGAAGACCGTTCTCGATCGCGCCGAACAAGAGGCGACTGCCCTCGCCGCTGGCGGCGTAGACGGGATTATTGTGGAAAATTTCTTTGATGCCCCGTTTCCCAAAGATCACGTCGATCCGGCAGTGGTCAGCGCCATGACTGTGATTATTCAGCGCCTGCAGCAAATGATCACGTTGCCGATCGGGATCAATGTGCTGCGGAATGATGCTCAGAGTGCGTTGGCAATTGCCTCTTGTGTGCAGGCGCAGTTTATCCGCGTCAACGTCTGGACAGGCATTATGGCAACGGATCAGGGCTTGATCGAAGGACGCGCTCATGAATTGATGCGCTACCGTCGCGAGTTGGGCAGCGATGTGAAAATTTTTGCAGATGTTTTGGTGAAACACGCTCGTCCGTTAGGATCGGTGAATTTGACCACAGCCGTACAAGATACGATCGAGCGTGGATTAGCCGATGCAGTGATTCTGTCTGGCTGGGCAACGGGCGATCCACCTAACCTAGAGGACTTGGAATTAGCGCGGGATGCGGCTGAAGGAACTCCTGTATTTGTGGGGAGCGGCGCAGATTGGGAAAATGTGCCGCAAATGATGCAGGTCGCAGATGGTGTAATTGTGTCAAGTTCGTTGAAGCGGCAGGGAAAGCGAGAGAATTCGATCGATCCAATTCGCGTCAGCCGATTTGTGGAAGCGGCGAGAAGAGGGGTTCCGCTGCAGAAAAATGAGAAGTCAGTTCCGCCCGTGAAGCTGCGAAACTTTTAA
- a CDS encoding efflux RND transporter permease subunit yields the protein MIFSVSTFFIKRPVFATVCSIMITLLGLACIPTLPVAQYPEIAPPQVSVTSAYVGANAEVVESTVTNILERQLNGINGVKYIKSTSANNGVSQINLTFDLGRDQDLAAVDVQNRVSTVQSRLPAPVVQTGVQVAKTNNNFLLAIGLYSERDEAKNQDLYDDLYLSNYADLYLADAVRRIKGVGEVQIFGERTYALRLWLDPERLASRTLTPQDVIAALQQQNIQVGAGQIGQAPAAPGQQYQYSITAQGRLKDTEEFNNLVIKTAGTGTLVRLRDVGRAELGAENYGSLLRFTTEDRVTHRGVGLGVNQQFGSNALDVAKAVKEEMQNLSASFPPGLKYEIAFDTTTFIEAGAREVIRSLFEAIILVVLILFLFLQDWRASFITSIVIPIAFLGTFIFVKLLGFSINTLTLFGLTLATGLVVDDAIVIIEDITRRIQEEGQRPLEAAIASMNTLFGVVIATSLVLITVFVPVAFFPGTTGQLYRQFALTIAFSVIVSTFNAVTFTPMLSALLLRPGQTKSNNWFFRRVNWIIDKTRESYGRNLDRAVRRKGLILALFAGALTLTYFVYNFVPQAFIPDEDQGVFITIVQAPEGVSLNYTEKVLEQAEEILKAQPEVANIFAVGGFSFSGATPNNGLIFTTLKPWEERTGANQSLEAIIGGFFPRPTGLFPKMAAIQEAVVLPFNLPAVPGIGNFGGFEFHLQDRTGLGFPALGETLGNFMQRASTYPSPQSPKVSGLRPNFNGNTPQIAIEVDRDRANQLNVSIQDIFSTLQIFLGSAYINDFNQFNRAYRVYVQADQQFRSNPEDIKRLYVRSAGANGEPGRMIPLGNLVRVSQKNGPSIITHYNLFRSVEINGTSAPGSSSGQAIQAMEAVAKEALPKGFGFEWSGLSLEEIESGGAALFIFGLAIVFVFLTLAAQYENYVDPFIILLTVPLAILGALLAVLLRGSSNDVYTQIGFVMLIGMASKNSILIVEFANEERDRGKGIASAVIAAGQERLRPILMTAIATAIGAVPLVIATGPGATARQSLGTAIVGGMAVATFLSLFIVPVLYIVIKSFEDRIKRPLRTVTVNGKTDQTVDGHLNGHPHDATSRETAGQLSDRDKHP from the coding sequence ATGATTTTCTCAGTTTCCACGTTTTTCATTAAACGCCCTGTGTTTGCAACAGTGTGTTCAATCATGATCACGCTGCTGGGACTGGCTTGTATTCCGACCTTACCTGTAGCGCAGTACCCAGAAATTGCTCCGCCTCAAGTCAGTGTGACTTCGGCCTATGTGGGCGCAAATGCTGAAGTCGTCGAATCAACGGTCACGAACATTCTAGAGCGGCAACTGAACGGGATTAATGGTGTGAAATACATCAAATCCACTAGCGCCAACAATGGCGTGAGTCAGATTAATCTAACGTTTGACTTGGGACGCGATCAGGATTTAGCTGCGGTGGATGTGCAGAACCGAGTGTCTACGGTGCAGTCGCGTTTACCTGCCCCTGTGGTGCAAACCGGGGTTCAAGTTGCTAAAACAAACAATAACTTTCTGTTAGCGATCGGGCTGTATTCCGAGCGAGACGAGGCGAAAAATCAGGATCTCTATGACGATCTTTACCTCAGTAACTATGCAGATTTGTATCTAGCTGATGCAGTTCGCCGAATTAAAGGTGTCGGTGAAGTTCAGATCTTTGGTGAGCGAACTTATGCACTGCGTCTCTGGCTTGATCCAGAGCGGTTAGCTAGTCGAACACTCACGCCTCAAGATGTGATTGCTGCACTGCAACAGCAAAACATCCAGGTAGGAGCCGGACAAATTGGACAGGCTCCCGCAGCTCCCGGACAGCAGTATCAGTATTCGATCACTGCACAAGGACGACTCAAAGACACTGAGGAATTCAACAATCTAGTTATTAAAACTGCGGGGACTGGAACTTTAGTGCGGCTGAGAGATGTCGGTCGTGCAGAGCTTGGAGCTGAGAACTATGGTTCTTTGCTGAGATTTACAACCGAAGATCGGGTGACCCACCGAGGCGTAGGATTGGGCGTGAACCAACAGTTTGGCAGTAACGCGCTCGATGTTGCCAAAGCGGTCAAAGAGGAAATGCAGAACCTTTCGGCAAGCTTTCCGCCGGGACTGAAATATGAGATTGCATTTGACACCACAACCTTTATTGAAGCCGGTGCAAGAGAAGTTATTCGATCGCTGTTTGAAGCCATCATCCTAGTGGTGTTGATTCTATTTCTGTTTCTACAAGATTGGCGAGCTTCGTTTATTACCTCGATCGTGATTCCGATCGCGTTTCTCGGTACGTTCATCTTTGTGAAACTGCTGGGATTCTCGATTAACACGCTCACATTGTTTGGATTAACACTGGCAACGGGATTAGTTGTAGATGATGCGATCGTAATCATTGAGGACATTACCCGACGGATTCAGGAAGAAGGACAGCGACCTTTAGAAGCTGCGATCGCATCGATGAACACATTGTTTGGTGTGGTGATTGCAACTTCGTTAGTATTGATCACTGTGTTTGTGCCTGTAGCTTTCTTTCCGGGAACAACCGGACAGCTTTATCGACAGTTCGCATTAACGATCGCGTTTTCAGTTATAGTTTCAACTTTCAATGCGGTGACCTTTACGCCAATGCTGTCGGCATTGTTGCTCAGACCCGGACAAACCAAAAGCAACAATTGGTTTTTCCGGCGAGTGAATTGGATCATTGATAAAACTCGTGAAAGTTATGGACGAAACCTCGATCGGGCGGTACGTCGAAAAGGATTGATTCTGGCACTGTTCGCAGGAGCATTGACGCTGACGTACTTTGTCTATAACTTTGTGCCTCAAGCGTTCATTCCAGATGAAGACCAAGGTGTGTTTATCACCATTGTTCAAGCCCCTGAAGGAGTTTCACTCAACTACACCGAGAAAGTTCTAGAACAAGCTGAGGAAATTCTGAAAGCACAGCCAGAAGTTGCTAACATCTTCGCGGTGGGTGGATTTAGCTTTAGTGGAGCAACACCGAACAATGGCTTGATTTTTACCACCCTCAAACCTTGGGAAGAAAGAACCGGAGCAAATCAATCACTAGAAGCTATCATTGGTGGCTTTTTCCCTCGACCAACCGGACTGTTTCCAAAAATGGCAGCTATTCAAGAGGCGGTAGTTCTGCCGTTTAACTTACCTGCGGTTCCGGGTATCGGTAACTTTGGTGGCTTTGAGTTTCACTTACAAGATCGCACGGGTTTAGGCTTTCCGGCTCTCGGTGAGACGCTAGGTAACTTTATGCAGCGTGCCTCTACTTATCCTTCGCCACAAAGTCCGAAAGTGTCTGGCTTGCGCCCGAACTTCAATGGCAATACACCGCAGATTGCCATTGAAGTCGATCGCGATCGGGCGAATCAACTCAATGTCTCGATTCAAGATATCTTCAGTACACTGCAAATCTTTCTCGGTTCTGCTTACATTAATGACTTTAACCAGTTCAACCGAGCCTATCGCGTGTATGTACAAGCTGACCAACAGTTTCGATCGAATCCTGAAGACATCAAGCGATTGTATGTTCGCAGTGCGGGTGCAAATGGTGAACCCGGACGCATGATTCCGCTAGGGAACTTAGTTAGAGTGAGCCAAAAGAATGGCCCTTCGATCATTACGCACTACAATCTGTTCCGCTCAGTGGAAATCAACGGCACATCCGCGCCGGGGTCAAGCTCAGGACAAGCAATTCAGGCAATGGAAGCGGTTGCAAAAGAAGCCTTACCCAAAGGGTTCGGGTTCGAGTGGTCAGGACTATCCCTCGAAGAAATTGAGTCAGGCGGTGCAGCACTCTTTATCTTTGGATTAGCGATCGTCTTTGTGTTCTTGACGCTTGCGGCACAGTACGAGAACTATGTTGATCCCTTTATCATTCTGCTGACTGTACCCTTGGCAATTTTAGGTGCATTACTGGCAGTGTTACTGCGGGGAAGCTCGAATGACGTTTACACTCAAATCGGCTTTGTCATGCTGATTGGGATGGCAAGTAAAAACTCGATTCTGATTGTGGAGTTTGCCAACGAAGAACGTGATCGCGGTAAAGGGATTGCGAGCGCGGTGATTGCCGCAGGGCAGGAACGACTGCGGCCGATTCTGATGACCGCGATCGCAACGGCGATCGGGGCTGTGCCGCTTGTGATTGCGACGGGCCCTGGTGCAACAGCCCGACAATCCCTCGGAACTGCGATCGTCGGGGGGATGGCGGTGGCAACCTTCCTCAGCTTGTTTATTGTTCCAGTGCTGTACATTGTGATCAAGTCGTTTGAGGATCGGATTAAACGACCCTTGAGAACTGTGACGGTAAATGGCAAGACAGATCAGACCGTGGATGGTCATCTAAATGGTCATCCGCACGATGCAACGAGCCGGGAAACTGCGGGGCAATTGAGCGATCGAGATAAGCACCCTTGA
- a CDS encoding efflux RND transporter periplasmic adaptor subunit, whose amino-acid sequence MNGEETNRDLTLQTSTETPPERKPPRWRRYLVPALIGAAIVGGLGWILFNRLILPIMIASQMKPQPTPVPLANPKAATIEDSSDYAASLDSRQSVTLQPRVSGQVAAIFVRPGQQVEAGQPLIQIDSAEQRAQLASRQSATQTAQAEVESARADVAAANENLRSLDARRATAESNVQLAQQEYNRFVQLQKEGATSQQVVDQRLNALQTAQAALREASADLAAQRAAIQRAETTVARNQRAVEQAQANTAEGAAQLQNFTITAPFAGTIGDIPVKVGDTVSNTTQLLNVTQNQQLEIQIQVPLERASALKTGLPVKLLNEKDQPIQTGQISFVAPNVDPTTQSVLTKARFANVGNLRTSQFVRARVVWGTRPGVLVPTTAISRLGGRDFLFVAAPFNASGCEAPAAPRGGGKIEVTPDQLVAAQKPIQLGRIIGNEQEVLEGVTANDRIVTSGILQLQNCAPIADAAQIQRPPSP is encoded by the coding sequence ATGAACGGCGAAGAAACTAATCGAGATCTGACGCTTCAGACTTCTACCGAAACCCCTCCAGAACGAAAACCTCCTCGTTGGCGACGATATTTGGTTCCTGCTTTAATTGGAGCTGCGATCGTCGGCGGATTGGGTTGGATTCTGTTTAATCGACTGATTTTGCCGATCATGATTGCCAGTCAGATGAAACCGCAACCGACTCCGGTACCGCTTGCAAATCCGAAGGCAGCGACGATCGAAGATAGCTCTGACTATGCCGCCAGCCTCGATTCCCGCCAGTCGGTAACATTGCAGCCAAGGGTCTCTGGGCAAGTTGCAGCGATTTTTGTGCGCCCCGGACAGCAAGTGGAAGCAGGGCAACCCTTAATTCAGATTGATTCCGCCGAACAACGCGCTCAGCTTGCGAGTCGGCAGTCTGCAACACAAACCGCTCAAGCTGAGGTGGAATCGGCACGGGCAGATGTAGCAGCCGCGAATGAAAACTTGCGATCGCTTGATGCTCGACGCGCTACCGCCGAATCAAATGTGCAATTAGCGCAACAAGAATACAACCGCTTTGTGCAACTGCAAAAAGAAGGCGCGACCAGTCAGCAAGTCGTGGATCAGCGATTAAATGCGCTGCAAACCGCTCAAGCTGCCCTCAGGGAAGCCAGTGCGGATCTCGCTGCTCAACGTGCCGCCATTCAGCGGGCAGAAACGACCGTTGCTCGAAATCAGCGAGCCGTCGAACAGGCGCAAGCGAATACGGCTGAAGGCGCTGCCCAGTTACAAAATTTCACGATTACAGCACCGTTTGCAGGCACGATCGGGGACATTCCTGTGAAAGTGGGTGACACGGTGAGCAATACAACTCAACTACTCAACGTCACGCAAAACCAACAGCTAGAAATTCAGATTCAAGTTCCTCTAGAGCGAGCTTCCGCACTTAAGACGGGATTACCTGTCAAGCTGCTAAACGAGAAAGACCAACCGATCCAAACCGGACAAATTTCCTTTGTTGCACCGAACGTTGATCCGACGACGCAATCTGTACTGACGAAAGCGCGATTTGCCAATGTTGGAAATCTACGAACTTCGCAATTTGTCAGAGCGAGAGTGGTTTGGGGGACTCGTCCGGGTGTGTTAGTTCCAACCACAGCAATTTCACGCTTAGGTGGAAGGGATTTTCTGTTTGTCGCGGCTCCGTTTAATGCTTCAGGGTGTGAAGCACCTGCTGCTCCTAGAGGCGGTGGAAAAATTGAGGTTACGCCTGATCAGTTAGTTGCGGCTCAAAAGCCAATTCAGTTAGGCAGGATTATCGGTAACGAACAAGAAGTGCTAGAAGGAGTCACAGCCAACGATCGCATCGTAACTTCGGGAATTTTACAACTGCAAAACTGTGCGCCGATCGCAGATGCCGCACAGATTCAGCGTCCACCTTCACCTTAA